The Diadema setosum chromosome 1, eeDiaSeto1, whole genome shotgun sequence genome has a window encoding:
- the LOC140227538 gene encoding uncharacterized protein, with amino-acid sequence MAAEPSEQPVLLTEGSFAQDDTEKQEKSSASQQLESSEQAESSFADPPQPRPRGAAFYPPPPASEENSRPVTAPEQSISDVERSVMGALSASQSPLLDGNADGDELGDDALETLSQKLANVPSEAGDEKEEEYVAPPEDPYMRAVNYMERHKVMQIFQKLTAEIVYHRPPDPLEHMLTELAKMKKERDARIDDIVSAASSK; translated from the exons ATGGCAGCAGAACCCAGCGAACAACCCGTCTTATTGACAGAAGGTAGTTTCGCGCAGGATGATACTGAAAAACAGGAGAAATCGTCAGCCAGCCAGCAACTGGAAAGCAGCGAACAGGCAGAGAGTTCCTTCGCCGATCCTCCCCAGCCTCGCCCGCGTGGTGCAGCGTTCTACCCACCACCACCTGCTTCAGAGGAGAACTCTCGTCCCGTAACAGCTCCCGAACAAAGCATATCAGACGTGGAGCGGTCTGTCATGGGAGCACTATCAGCGAGTCAGAGCCCCTTACTCGATGGAAATGCCGATGGAGACGAACTGGGCGACGACGCTTTAGAAACACTCAGCCAGAAACTGGCGAATGTACCCTCCGAAGCAGGCGACGAAAAGGAGGAGGAGTACGTCGCGCCTCCCGAAGACCCGTACATGCGAGCCGTCAATTACATGGAGAGACATAAAGTTATGCAGATATTCCAG AAACTGACGGCTGAAATAGTTTACCACAGACCGCCTGATCCTCTTGAGCATATGCTGACAGAGCTGGCAAAAATGAAGAAGGAGAGGGATGCAAGAATAGACGACATCGTATCAGCAGCATCCTCAAAGTAG